TGCATTGACAAACTCAAACAATTGGAAATTCAATTTCAGTCTTTCAGGAATGTATCTTGATGTGAAGAATAGAATTGAAGATGTCGTTATTAATAACAGCCCTTTACAAATTACTTATCTGAATGTAAATAATTACAGATCATTATTATTTGGTGGAGGTGTTAATGTAAGAAAAGGTGATTTAACATTGAATGCAGGAGTTTCAATGATAGGGATTTCTCAGGCTTTAAATTCAGGAAATCTGACATCTCCAGACGACTATAATTATTATGCAGAAGCAAATTTTGCAGCCAATTATACGCTTTCAAGTAGCAAAACATTATTTGCTCTTTATTACAAATATTCAGGTGAACAAAGAAAATATACATTGAGAACTGATGCTCAAAATCCGCAAGATCCAGGACAATATGTTTTAGGAGAAATCGGAGGATTTAATATGCTTAATTTCACTGTGAGTCAACCTTTCTTTAACAATCATTTCGAAGTTAGTTTAGGTATTAAAAACATTTTTGATGTGACAAGCGTAAGAAATACGGTACAAGCAGGTAATTCTCACAACGGACCTGCAGATCAACAGAACCTTTTCTATGGTAGAAGTTATTTTGCCAGATTAAATTATAATTTTTAATAAGAATTAAAATGAAAAAAATACTATTTTGCCTATTAATTGGTACTTCTTTTATTTCTCAGTCTTGTATTAACGACAACGAAGATCCGGTTTTGGTTACTAAATCAGATGGTGCAAGAGTTGATCCTGATGTAGGAGGACCTACGCAGCCCAATCAGGTATGGTTTGACTTAGGAACAGAAACAGAAATTCTTACCAAAAGATCCAATTGGGATTTAGGGTTTTATACTGGAAACGAATTTAAAGTAATTTTAAATTCTTCAATTATGATGGCTGCCGGAAAAATCGCCGGTGCTACCAATATTGATTTGGTAACTGAAGCAAGTGTGGCGACTCTTAAAACTCAGGTACAGGTTGCAAATTTCAATCCTTCAAATATTAATTATATCGATGATGTAAATGGTAATATTCCTTCAGGTTATACAGCCATAGAAGAAATTAAAGCTAATGATTCTGATAATGCGGTTTATCTTGTAAATATGGGTAAAGAAGTTTTTACAGGTTCGGTACCAATTGGATCAGTAGTAACAGGAGGAGATGATAGAGGTTGGATGAAAGTGCAGGTAGTGAGATCAGGAACAGGATATAAAGTAAAATACGCAGAGCTAAATTCTACTACACACAAAGAGTTATTTTTAACTAAAAATAGTACCTATAATTATAATTTCGTTAGTTTAAAAAATAATTCAGAGGTTTCTATTCAACCGGAGAAAAAGAGATGGGATATCTGTTTTACGGTTTTCACTAACACAATTACTGGAGCGGGAAGTTATATTTATGCAGATTTTGTAACATTGAATAATGTTGGTGGTGCAGCAGCTTATGAAGTAATTGTTCCTTCAACATCATCGGGAGTTGAAGCTTATACAAACTTTAAAACATCTGATATCGATCACTCTAAATTTATCACCAATGATCAGCGTGTAATTGGTTCAAATTGGAGAAATCCTGTAGGTGCAAATGGTTTAGAAGTTTACGGTGACCGTTTTTACGTGGTAAAAGATGCAGAAGGCTATTTCTTTAAACTAAGATTTACAAGAATTACCAATACAGCAGGAGAAAGAGGAAGACCTCAGTTTGAGTACAAACCTTTATAATTCAAAAATAAATCAGATAAAAATAAAAATGAAAAAATTCATCCTTGCCGCTTCTGTTTTAATGGCAGTATATTCTTGCAAAAAAGAAGTGCAAAAGCCTACAGAAAACGGAAATGAACTTGTTGCAGAAGCTCCAAAATCAAACAATAAAATTGTAACTTTAAACGGTGGAATTACTGAAATTGTTGCCGCTTTAGGTCACGAAAAAGAAATTGTAGCAACAGATGTTACCAGTACGTATCCTGAATCTTTAAAGAAATCTTCAGAAAATTTAGGTCATGTAAGATCAATTACCATTGAGCCAATCATGGCGGTTTCGCCTACATTGATTTTAGGATCAGATAAAGATATCAACCCAGAATTGATGGGTAAAATAAAAGCTTCAGGAATCAAAACTGAAACTTTCAAGCAGGAATATACAGTAGAAGGAACCAAAAAATTAATTGCTGATGTTGCAAAAGCAATAGGAAACACAGATTATCAGAAATTAAATGAT
Above is a window of Chryseobacterium scophthalmum DNA encoding:
- a CDS encoding HmuY family protein, which translates into the protein MKKILFCLLIGTSFISQSCINDNEDPVLVTKSDGARVDPDVGGPTQPNQVWFDLGTETEILTKRSNWDLGFYTGNEFKVILNSSIMMAAGKIAGATNIDLVTEASVATLKTQVQVANFNPSNINYIDDVNGNIPSGYTAIEEIKANDSDNAVYLVNMGKEVFTGSVPIGSVVTGGDDRGWMKVQVVRSGTGYKVKYAELNSTTHKELFLTKNSTYNYNFVSLKNNSEVSIQPEKKRWDICFTVFTNTITGAGSYIYADFVTLNNVGGAAAYEVIVPSTSSGVEAYTNFKTSDIDHSKFITNDQRVIGSNWRNPVGANGLEVYGDRFYVVKDAEGYFFKLRFTRITNTAGERGRPQFEYKPL
- a CDS encoding heme/hemin ABC transporter substrate-binding protein gives rise to the protein MKKFILAASVLMAVYSCKKEVQKPTENGNELVAEAPKSNNKIVTLNGGITEIVAALGHEKEIVATDVTSTYPESLKKSSENLGHVRSITIEPIMAVSPTLILGSDKDINPELMGKIKASGIKTETFKQEYTVEGTKKLIADVAKAIGNTDYQKLNDKIDADLKQVQPIAKKPKVLFIYARGNMMMVAGKNTPMAALINLAGGENAVNDFEDFKPLTPEAVVKANPDLLFFFSSGLQSSGGNEGALKMPGVSQTNAGKNKKIIAMDGGLVSGFGPRLGEAAVSLNKLLVESTK